The Aequorivita sublithincola DSM 14238 genome window below encodes:
- a CDS encoding energy transducer TonB produces the protein MNILDTEHKRKSMIITVIVHVIILILLFYVGMKYLDPPLEQGIAINFGTTETGSGNIQPTEKIQSAPQKTTSEPVSQPKSVVKEEVITQDKEDAPVIQKEKPKKEQKETPVKEQPKKEVKKPDPKPDKATTDALSSILNGPKSDGTAKGGEGNDGKPGDKGSPDGDPNASSYYGTGKSLDGDGNYLLGGRKALNKEKFVQDCNEAGTVVVSIEVDRNGKVISATPGVRGTTNNSKCLTEPAKRAALATKFNADDKAPAKQIGKIIYRFSLSE, from the coding sequence TTGAATATCTTAGATACAGAACATAAAAGAAAAAGTATGATCATCACGGTAATCGTGCATGTTATCATTCTTATTCTATTGTTTTATGTGGGAATGAAATATTTGGATCCACCATTGGAGCAGGGAATAGCAATCAATTTTGGTACTACGGAAACTGGCAGCGGAAACATTCAGCCTACTGAAAAAATACAATCTGCACCTCAAAAAACTACATCAGAACCTGTTTCGCAACCTAAATCTGTTGTAAAGGAAGAAGTCATTACCCAGGATAAAGAAGATGCTCCCGTAATTCAAAAAGAAAAGCCAAAGAAAGAACAAAAGGAAACTCCAGTAAAAGAGCAACCAAAAAAAGAAGTAAAAAAACCAGACCCAAAGCCTGATAAAGCTACAACAGATGCACTTTCCAGCATATTGAACGGTCCAAAAAGTGACGGTACTGCAAAAGGAGGCGAAGGTAACGATGGCAAACCAGGCGACAAAGGAAGTCCAGACGGAGATCCCAATGCCAGCAGCTATTATGGTACCGGAAAAAGCTTGGACGGCGACGGCAATTATTTACTTGGTGGAAGAAAGGCTCTAAACAAAGAAAAATTTGTGCAAGACTGCAATGAAGCAGGAACAGTAGTTGTAAGTATTGAAGTTGACCGAAACGGAAAAGTAATAAGCGCAACGCCTGGCGTTCGTGGAACTACAAATAATTCAAAATGCCTTACGGAACCTGCAAAGCGAGCAGCTTTAGCCACAAAATTCAACGCAGACGATAAAGCTCCTGCAAAACAGATTGGAAAAATTATCTATAGGTTTAGTCTTTCTGAATAA
- a CDS encoding UDP-N-acetylmuramoyl-tripeptide--D-alanyl-D-alanine ligase translates to MTIELLHKYLLDSSGVCTDTRKIIPKCIFFALKGDNFNGNLFTQEALDKGAFKVIVDEIAFHKNTGETIFVDNVLLTLQQLAQFHREFLSLPIISLTGSNGKTTSKELINAVLSQKFKTVATPGNLNNHIGVPLTLLSMNKETELGIVEMGANHLGEIKMLSEIAEPDYGYITNFGKAHLEGFGSIEGVVQGKTELYQFLKVHNKKIFVNANDPKQLSNSDGIERITFGTPQSDFDVNLLDSSHHLLVEFKGIKIQSNLVGAYNFANISAAIAIGAYFKVSSEEIKKGIEGYVPSNNRSQLMTKGSNTILMDAYNANPTSMLAALENFKQANGDNKIMFLGDMFELGKEAETEHQNIVDFLVENPFGKVFLVGSNFFKTKNNTSHIYQFETFDALKTVIENNSPKNATILIKASRGMALERVLELI, encoded by the coding sequence ATGACTATAGAATTGCTCCACAAATATTTATTGGATAGTAGTGGTGTTTGCACAGACACCCGAAAAATAATTCCAAAATGTATCTTCTTTGCTTTAAAAGGCGATAATTTCAACGGAAATCTTTTTACTCAGGAAGCGCTTGACAAAGGAGCTTTCAAAGTAATTGTTGATGAAATAGCCTTCCATAAAAATACGGGGGAAACGATTTTTGTTGACAATGTTTTATTGACGCTTCAACAATTAGCTCAATTTCATAGAGAATTTCTTAGTCTTCCTATAATTTCTTTAACGGGAAGCAATGGAAAAACTACTTCCAAAGAGCTTATAAATGCAGTGCTTTCACAAAAATTCAAAACCGTTGCCACACCAGGAAACTTGAACAATCACATAGGCGTTCCCTTAACGCTACTATCGATGAATAAGGAAACCGAGCTTGGGATCGTGGAAATGGGCGCCAACCATTTAGGCGAAATAAAAATGTTAAGCGAAATAGCCGAACCAGATTACGGCTACATAACCAATTTTGGTAAAGCGCATTTAGAAGGATTTGGGAGTATTGAAGGCGTAGTTCAAGGTAAAACCGAGCTCTATCAATTTCTGAAAGTGCATAATAAGAAAATATTTGTAAACGCGAACGACCCGAAACAATTATCCAATTCCGATGGAATTGAAAGAATAACTTTTGGCACGCCTCAAAGTGATTTTGATGTAAACTTATTAGATAGTTCCCATCACCTTTTGGTAGAATTCAAAGGAATAAAAATTCAAAGCAATTTAGTGGGGGCTTACAATTTTGCAAATATTTCTGCGGCAATTGCTATTGGGGCTTATTTTAAGGTTTCTTCAGAAGAAATAAAGAAAGGTATTGAAGGCTACGTTCCAAGCAACAACCGTTCGCAGTTGATGACGAAAGGTTCTAACACAATCTTAATGGATGCCTATAATGCGAACCCAACCAGCATGCTGGCAGCTTTGGAAAACTTTAAACAGGCAAATGGCGATAACAAAATTATGTTTTTGGGCGATATGTTTGAACTGGGAAAAGAAGCAGAAACCGAGCATCAAAACATAGTTGATTTTTTAGTTGAAAACCCTTTTGGAAAAGTGTTTTTAGTGGGAAGTAATTTCTTTAAAACAAAAAATAACACCTCGCACATTTATCAATTTGAAACATTTGATGCATTGAAAACAGTCATTGAAAACAATTCGCCAAAAAATGCAACTATCTTGATAAAAGCTTCAAGAGGGATGGCTTTGGAGCGGGTTTTGGAGTTGATTTAG
- a CDS encoding bifunctional folylpolyglutamate synthase/dihydrofolate synthase: MNYSETIAWLFAQLPMYQRVGQSAYKADLAATIHLADYLNNPENSFKNVHVAGTNGKGSTSHMLASVFQEAGYKTGLYTSPHLKDFRERIKINGEMIPKKNVSEFVEKHKSFFENNQISFFEMAVGLAFDYFRNEKVDIAIIEVGMGGRLDSTNIISPEVSVITNIGLDHVQFLGNTLEKVAVEKGGIIKSGIPVVIGETLPETKPVFEKIASERVAAITFAETFDAADYTSDLKGIYQKKNIKTVLATLEILQSKDWNISEENIKSGLMNTIKNTGLLGRWQILNESPKVICDTGHNKDGLQLVLEQLKSESYKNLHIVLGVVNDKDLASVLPLFPKNATYYFCKPRIPRGLDASLLLSQARGFELVGEDYISVKEAYNAAVKAASINDLVFVGGSTFVVAEVV, translated from the coding sequence ATCAATTATTCAGAAACCATAGCGTGGCTTTTTGCACAACTGCCAATGTACCAAAGGGTAGGGCAGTCCGCTTATAAAGCAGATTTAGCGGCTACAATTCATCTTGCCGACTATCTAAATAATCCCGAAAATAGTTTTAAAAATGTGCACGTCGCTGGCACGAATGGTAAAGGCAGCACGAGCCATATGCTCGCCTCAGTTTTTCAGGAAGCTGGTTATAAAACGGGGCTTTACACTTCACCGCATTTAAAGGATTTCAGAGAACGGATAAAGATTAACGGCGAAATGATTCCGAAGAAAAACGTTTCGGAATTTGTAGAAAAGCACAAATCATTTTTTGAAAATAACCAGATCTCCTTTTTTGAAATGGCCGTGGGTTTGGCGTTTGATTATTTTAGAAATGAAAAAGTTGATATAGCTATTATTGAAGTAGGAATGGGCGGAAGGCTGGATAGTACGAACATAATTTCGCCAGAAGTTTCTGTCATAACCAATATCGGTTTGGATCACGTTCAATTTTTAGGAAACACTTTAGAAAAAGTAGCTGTGGAAAAAGGCGGAATTATAAAGAGCGGAATTCCAGTTGTTATTGGCGAAACATTGCCAGAAACAAAACCTGTTTTTGAAAAAATTGCTTCGGAAAGAGTTGCGGCAATCACCTTTGCTGAAACTTTTGATGCCGCTGATTACACTTCAGATTTGAAAGGAATCTATCAGAAAAAGAATATAAAAACTGTTTTGGCAACTTTGGAAATCCTTCAAAGTAAGGATTGGAACATTTCCGAAGAAAATATAAAAAGCGGATTAATGAATACTATTAAAAACACTGGATTATTGGGACGTTGGCAAATTTTGAATGAATCTCCGAAAGTTATATGCGATACGGGTCACAATAAAGATGGCTTGCAATTAGTACTGGAACAGTTGAAATCAGAGTCCTATAAAAACCTGCACATTGTTTTAGGTGTTGTTAACGATAAAGATTTGGCTTCGGTTTTGCCTTTGTTTCCTAAAAATGCAACTTATTATTTCTGTAAACCAAGGATTCCACGCGGTTTGGACGCTTCACTTTTATTGTCGCAAGCCCGCGGATTTGAATTGGTCGGTGAAGATTATATTTCTGTGAAAGAAGCTTATAACGCCGCTGTTAAAGCTGCATCTATAAATGATTTGGTATTTGTGGGTGGAAGTACTTTTGTTGTGGCGGAAGTTGTTTAA
- a CDS encoding YitT family protein, with protein MIPFFKTIIVNVVKNRRKNKTGAKPLESFDKSVTNLEVEVTHELSDLFYLLLGVLSASFGLRGFLMPSAFIDGGVTGVSLMINELTGIGLSFLLVCFNLPFIILAYFSIGKRFAIKSVMGIVLLSIAVAFIPFPQITDDKILIAAFGGLFLGLGIGLAIRGGAIIDGTEVLAIFISRKTSLTVGNVIMIFNVIIFMTAAYFLSTEVALYAILTYFAASKTVDFVIDGIEEFMGITIISENSEEIRLAIIEKMGRGCTIFKAENGFSKNGETRRPVDVVYTVITRLEMSKLKTEVDKIDTQAFMIMTSVKDAKGGMIKKKPIKKFDK; from the coding sequence TTGATTCCATTCTTCAAAACGATTATAGTAAACGTTGTTAAAAACCGCCGAAAGAATAAAACCGGCGCCAAACCGCTGGAGTCTTTTGACAAAAGTGTTACAAATCTTGAAGTTGAGGTAACGCATGAACTTTCGGATTTATTTTATCTTCTTCTTGGGGTGTTATCCGCTTCTTTTGGATTGCGAGGTTTTTTGATGCCTAGCGCCTTTATTGATGGAGGTGTAACAGGAGTTTCATTGATGATAAACGAACTTACAGGAATTGGACTGTCATTTTTGTTAGTTTGTTTTAACCTTCCGTTTATCATTCTTGCCTATTTCTCAATAGGGAAACGGTTTGCTATTAAAAGCGTGATGGGTATCGTGCTCTTGTCTATAGCTGTTGCTTTTATTCCTTTCCCGCAGATTACGGACGATAAAATATTGATTGCTGCCTTTGGTGGTTTGTTTTTAGGGTTAGGAATAGGACTAGCAATCCGAGGAGGTGCAATTATAGACGGAACCGAGGTTTTGGCCATATTTATTAGTCGAAAAACAAGTCTTACGGTTGGAAATGTAATCATGATTTTTAACGTGATTATATTTATGACTGCAGCCTATTTCCTTTCTACCGAAGTTGCACTTTATGCAATCTTAACTTATTTCGCAGCTTCAAAAACTGTAGATTTCGTAATTGACGGTATTGAAGAATTTATGGGAATTACCATTATCTCTGAAAATAGTGAAGAAATACGTCTTGCGATCATCGAAAAAATGGGACGTGGCTGTACTATCTTTAAAGCTGAAAATGGTTTTTCTAAAAATGGTGAAACTCGAAGACCTGTTGATGTTGTTTATACCGTAATCACACGTTTAGAAATGAGCAAACTTAAAACAGAGGTTGATAAAATAGATACACAAGCCTTTATGATTATGACTTCCGTAAAAGATGCAAAGGGTGGAATGATAAAAAAGAAACCGATAAAGAAGTTCGATAAATAA
- a CDS encoding phage tail protein yields the protein MSDESAQDNPWLLPKFYFAVSLGSQNNIVSFKEVLGLDIKAQIIEYRHGDSPIFSTVKMPGITKFGSIIMKKGIFVNGTNFWEWYDAIKMNTVKRETVIIYLLDENGKPTMIWTLNNAWPTKITVVNMEADANEIAVETLELSHEGLTIQNS from the coding sequence ATGTCAGACGAATCAGCTCAAGACAATCCGTGGCTATTACCAAAGTTTTACTTTGCGGTAAGTTTAGGTTCACAAAATAATATTGTTTCCTTTAAAGAGGTTTTGGGTTTGGATATTAAAGCACAAATCATAGAATACCGGCACGGTGATAGCCCAATATTTTCAACAGTAAAAATGCCTGGAATAACAAAGTTTGGGAGCATAATTATGAAGAAAGGAATTTTTGTAAATGGTACTAATTTCTGGGAGTGGTACGATGCCATAAAAATGAACACCGTAAAAAGAGAAACCGTTATCATTTATCTTTTGGATGAAAATGGAAAGCCTACTATGATCTGGACTTTGAACAATGCTTGGCCAACCAAAATAACTGTTGTCAATATGGAAGCAGATGCAAACGAGATCGCTGTGGAAACTTTAGAACTTAGTCATGAAGGATTAACAATTCAAAATAGTTAA
- a CDS encoding DUF4255 domain-containing protein yields the protein MIDKALSFITDFLNQELKRTCDISSNLVIASGLVNPDGSVSENIQNKIVISVINLENETFPKSLDNFRTTASNTYDKTAPPVYLNLYLLISANYDSSNYLESLKMLSTVITSFHSNSYFTKNEHPNMPSPLEKLTLEIYNVPITELSHIWNGFGAKYVPSVVYKLRMITL from the coding sequence ATGATTGATAAGGCACTAAGTTTTATTACAGATTTCTTAAACCAAGAATTAAAAAGGACCTGTGATATAAGTTCAAATTTGGTAATAGCAAGCGGTTTGGTAAATCCAGATGGTTCAGTTTCAGAAAATATTCAAAACAAGATTGTCATTTCGGTTATAAATCTTGAAAATGAAACCTTCCCAAAATCATTGGACAATTTTAGAACAACAGCGAGCAATACGTACGACAAAACGGCACCGCCAGTATATCTCAATCTATACTTGTTAATTTCGGCCAATTATGATTCCTCAAATTACTTGGAATCTCTTAAAATGCTTTCTACCGTAATTACTTCATTTCATTCAAATTCTTACTTCACCAAAAATGAACATCCCAATATGCCGTCACCTTTGGAGAAATTAACACTGGAAATATACAATGTGCCAATCACGGAGCTGAGCCATATTTGGAATGGCTTTGGGGCTAAATATGTTCCTTCAGTAGTTTACAAACTGCGAATGATAACATTATAG
- a CDS encoding phage tail sheath family protein: MPKDIKTPGVYIEEVNAFGNAVIPVPTAVPAFIGFTQETSFDGGSLLNKAVKINSLAEFLTIFGSDAPKVQHSVKSTPLPERLANLEAEVVRTQAILDKANMMVKKVGNDATDGMIKAQTNAKTSSDAANEALSTVKADKTIKALLDAKDKLPKDETKPTKIQLAAVFEAQKTYDEAIVTADFAVDGYAYSVKAKTINYRLYSALKFFYLNGGSQCYIMSIGGYNYTKGTITDTKPFTDAITLLEKEKEPTILVIPDVVEIADPTVTDPNEADYLKNKFANAYSLQSAMINHCGKMQNRFAILDVPRGFTEPMTGTTSVEQFRDSVEPQDPRFNSYAAVYYPWLHTTVYQTSEIGYENLDPASYLQVVQLLTYEFTDLKTGALNENIAPVIQTFSSPANATKAGFGKGDSMLQNLSNSYQLLMKTILVNMNLIAPSAGMAGIYTYIDNNDGVWNAPANVGIQSTIMPSIKIDNKAQQYLNVPISGKSVCAIRAFTGRGNLVWGARTLDGNSNDWRYINVRRTLMFIEQSVKEATKAYEFEANDATTWVNIKNMIDSFLTGLWKQGALVGAKPADAFSVKVGLGSTMSSDDIQQGIMRISVMVAVMHPAEFMVITFQQNMQKA, encoded by the coding sequence ATGCCAAAAGATATAAAAACCCCAGGAGTTTACATTGAAGAAGTGAATGCTTTTGGAAATGCCGTTATACCTGTCCCGACTGCCGTGCCTGCTTTTATTGGCTTCACGCAAGAGACCTCCTTTGACGGGGGAAGTCTATTGAACAAAGCCGTCAAGATAAATTCTTTGGCAGAATTTTTAACCATTTTTGGAAGCGACGCTCCTAAAGTGCAGCACAGCGTAAAATCAACGCCTTTGCCAGAACGATTAGCGAATCTTGAAGCGGAAGTAGTACGAACACAAGCTATTTTGGACAAAGCAAATATGATGGTTAAAAAAGTAGGAAATGATGCTACTGATGGAATGATAAAAGCACAGACCAATGCTAAAACATCAAGTGACGCGGCTAACGAAGCTCTTAGTACTGTAAAAGCAGACAAGACCATCAAGGCACTTTTGGACGCAAAAGATAAACTTCCGAAAGATGAAACAAAGCCCACAAAAATACAATTGGCTGCCGTGTTCGAGGCCCAAAAAACTTATGATGAAGCCATTGTCACGGCAGATTTTGCAGTAGATGGTTATGCTTATTCGGTCAAAGCCAAAACAATTAATTATAGATTATACAGTGCGTTAAAATTCTTTTACTTAAACGGTGGAAGCCAATGCTATATAATGAGTATTGGTGGATACAACTACACCAAAGGCACCATTACGGACACAAAACCATTTACAGATGCAATCACGCTACTTGAAAAGGAAAAGGAGCCCACAATACTCGTGATTCCTGACGTGGTGGAAATTGCTGATCCAACTGTAACAGATCCAAATGAGGCTGATTATTTGAAAAATAAATTTGCCAATGCGTATTCATTGCAAAGCGCCATGATTAACCATTGCGGGAAAATGCAAAACCGATTTGCAATTCTTGATGTTCCAAGAGGTTTTACTGAGCCAATGACGGGAACAACTAGTGTTGAGCAGTTTAGGGACAGTGTAGAGCCCCAAGATCCAAGATTCAACAGCTATGCTGCGGTTTATTACCCTTGGTTGCATACTACAGTCTATCAAACTTCAGAAATAGGGTATGAAAATCTGGATCCGGCTTCATATCTTCAAGTTGTCCAGTTGCTAACTTATGAATTTACTGATTTAAAAACAGGTGCATTGAATGAAAATATTGCTCCTGTAATACAAACCTTTTCAAGTCCAGCGAATGCTACAAAAGCAGGTTTTGGAAAAGGGGATAGCATGCTTCAAAATTTAAGCAATTCATATCAACTCTTGATGAAAACAATTCTGGTAAATATGAACCTAATTGCACCGAGTGCTGGTATGGCGGGTATTTATACTTACATAGATAACAATGATGGAGTTTGGAATGCTCCTGCCAATGTTGGTATTCAAAGTACCATTATGCCTTCCATTAAAATAGACAACAAAGCCCAACAGTATCTGAATGTGCCCATAAGTGGTAAATCGGTTTGTGCCATTCGTGCATTTACCGGCCGTGGAAACTTAGTTTGGGGAGCGAGAACTTTAGATGGAAACTCTAATGATTGGCGCTACATCAATGTGCGAAGAACACTTATGTTTATAGAACAATCTGTAAAAGAGGCGACAAAAGCTTATGAATTTGAAGCCAATGATGCAACTACTTGGGTGAACATAAAAAATATGATAGATAGCTTTTTAACAGGACTTTGGAAACAAGGAGCTCTTGTTGGAGCAAAACCAGCAGATGCCTTTTCAGTAAAAGTTGGTTTGGGAAGTACCATGAGCAGTGACGATATTCAACAAGGAATTATGCGCATTTCTGTTATGGTTGCCGTTATGCACCCTGCAGAATTTATGGTTATAACATTCCAGCAGAATATGCAAAAAGCTTAA
- a CDS encoding VPS10 domain-containing protein, which translates to MLRTSTFLFVLICFIGCKNSTVKEKSFSLENSTSKNSEEKSEKYPFDLMFMQRAYPSGEINTSAYSAAIQWKKQASNKNTANEVWQFSGPLNVGGRITDIEIPSSQPDVYYVGAASGGIFKTVNAGTDWTPIFDDQQMLSIGDIEISKSNNDLIYVGTGEVNAGGGSLVYDGDGIYKSNDGGTTWQSKGLPDIGSVGKIVLDPNDNNTAFVGAMGPLFKNSSNRGVYKTSNGGDSWQQVLFVSDSTGVVDMSIHPTNGNIVYAASWERIRRPNRRQYGGITSGIYRTTDGGTNWTELTSGLPSSASQKGRISIDISQSNPNVLYARYASTSGSIQGVYKTVNGGDSWTAVNSSQLTDVGFHWWFGGIFIDPTDENVLYNVDFNVQKSTNGGASWNDSFINAHVDQHAMAFNASASNEILLGNDGGLYASSNGGASATKNLKLPITQFNRMYVDAQNPNKIYGGAQDNSTSRTQTGGLSDWNIIYGGDGFQPLVDPTNTNVIYALYQYGALGKSTNNGGSFFSATNGISGGDRNNWDTPITFDPNNSQTLYFGTNKLYKTTNAAGNWSAISPDLTNGPHNGNLTFGSITTISVSQFNSQVIYVGTDDGKASVTQDGGATWTDISAGIPNRWVTKILASKENANTVYLTLSGYRFGENVGHVYKSIDFGNSWVDISISLPDIPVNDIAQDSFGNLFVGTDVGVLATKDEGANWTVLGENLPSAVVSDLFIHENSQFLYAATFGRSSYKIDISGNILSTDKTNFSSELKVFPNPASTIVTISLEKSFVNASLKMYDVMGKMVKQLNFENNKEIRFSVESLQPGIYYLKISEAGKQTTKKLIVK; encoded by the coding sequence ATGCTTCGCACTTCTACTTTTCTCTTCGTATTAATTTGTTTTATTGGATGTAAAAATTCTACAGTAAAGGAAAAATCTTTTTCTTTAGAAAATTCAACTTCAAAAAATTCTGAAGAAAAAAGCGAGAAATATCCTTTCGATTTAATGTTTATGCAGCGTGCCTATCCAAGTGGCGAGATAAATACTTCAGCATATTCCGCAGCAATTCAATGGAAAAAACAAGCTTCAAATAAAAACACAGCCAATGAAGTATGGCAATTTAGTGGTCCATTAAATGTTGGCGGACGTATAACAGATATTGAAATTCCTTCTTCTCAACCAGATGTCTATTACGTTGGCGCAGCTTCTGGCGGTATTTTTAAAACGGTGAACGCTGGAACAGATTGGACTCCCATTTTTGACGACCAACAAATGCTCTCCATCGGCGATATTGAAATTTCAAAAAGTAATAACGATTTAATTTATGTAGGTACAGGCGAAGTAAACGCAGGCGGAGGTTCACTAGTTTACGACGGCGATGGAATTTATAAAAGTAATGACGGCGGAACAACCTGGCAGTCTAAAGGTTTACCAGATATTGGAAGTGTTGGAAAAATAGTTTTGGATCCAAATGATAATAATACAGCCTTCGTGGGTGCAATGGGGCCTTTGTTCAAAAACAGTAGCAATCGTGGCGTTTATAAAACTTCAAATGGCGGCGATAGCTGGCAGCAGGTTTTGTTCGTAAGTGATTCTACTGGCGTGGTTGACATGTCAATTCACCCAACAAACGGCAACATTGTTTACGCTGCAAGCTGGGAGCGCATACGAAGACCAAACCGCAGACAGTATGGCGGAATAACTTCAGGAATTTATAGAACGACGGACGGCGGCACCAACTGGACAGAACTTACCAGCGGTTTGCCTAGCAGTGCTTCACAAAAAGGAAGAATTAGTATTGATATTTCACAATCCAATCCAAATGTTTTATATGCTAGATATGCAAGTACTTCCGGAAGCATTCAAGGAGTTTATAAAACCGTAAATGGTGGAGATTCCTGGACTGCTGTTAATTCTAGTCAGTTAACAGATGTAGGTTTTCATTGGTGGTTTGGTGGAATTTTTATTGATCCAACGGATGAAAACGTACTTTACAATGTAGATTTTAATGTTCAGAAATCAACAAATGGCGGTGCTAGTTGGAATGATTCCTTCATAAATGCACACGTAGATCAACACGCAATGGCTTTTAATGCTTCGGCTTCCAATGAGATTTTACTTGGGAACGACGGCGGTCTGTATGCTAGCAGCAACGGTGGAGCTTCAGCAACAAAAAATTTGAAACTTCCCATTACGCAATTCAACAGAATGTATGTTGATGCACAAAATCCGAATAAAATTTACGGTGGTGCGCAGGACAATAGCACGAGTAGAACCCAAACTGGTGGATTGAGCGACTGGAACATTATATACGGTGGTGATGGATTTCAGCCGTTGGTGGATCCCACAAATACTAACGTTATTTATGCGCTTTATCAATATGGTGCGCTTGGTAAATCCACTAATAATGGTGGTTCGTTTTTTAGCGCCACAAACGGAATCTCTGGTGGCGATAGAAATAATTGGGACACTCCAATAACCTTTGATCCTAACAATTCCCAAACGCTCTATTTCGGAACCAATAAACTATACAAAACTACGAATGCGGCGGGCAATTGGTCTGCAATTAGTCCCGATTTAACCAATGGACCACACAATGGAAATCTCACTTTTGGAAGCATCACAACCATCAGCGTTTCACAATTTAACAGTCAAGTTATTTATGTTGGAACAGACGACGGAAAAGCTTCGGTAACACAAGACGGAGGTGCGACTTGGACAGACATTTCAGCGGGAATTCCGAATCGTTGGGTAACGAAAATTTTGGCTTCAAAAGAAAATGCGAATACAGTTTATTTAACCCTTTCTGGATATCGCTTTGGCGAAAATGTAGGTCATGTTTATAAAAGTATTGACTTCGGAAATAGTTGGGTTGATATTTCAATCAGTTTGCCAGATATTCCTGTGAATGATATTGCGCAAGACAGTTTCGGAAACCTATTTGTCGGAACGGATGTTGGGGTTTTGGCCACAAAAGATGAAGGAGCTAATTGGACTGTTTTAGGCGAAAATTTACCTTCTGCTGTAGTTTCAGATCTTTTCATTCACGAAAATTCTCAGTTTCTTTATGCAGCCACCTTCGGTCGTTCTAGTTATAAAATTGATATTTCTGGAAATATTTTGAGCACAGATAAAACTAATTTTTCTTCGGAATTAAAAGTATTTCCAAACCCTGCTTCTACAATAGTCACGATTTCTTTAGAAAAATCCTTCGTAAATGCTTCTTTGAAGATGTATGACGTTATGGGAAAAATGGTAAAACAATTAAATTTTGAAAATAATAAAGAGATTCGTTTTTCAGTTGAAAGTTTACAGCCAGGCATTTATTACCTTAAAATTTCTGAAGCTGGAAAACAAACGACCAAAAAATTAATCGTAAAATAA
- a CDS encoding DUF5063 domain-containing protein: MEIQQLLVGLYSEFLNMETEFDDADFEEEPTFDYDTIKKNVQTNFPEFGCYHSVWESHKIVEDADLVTGDAIDDLSDIIKDMLVIKWQFDNTSEKYAKWYFKDIM; this comes from the coding sequence TTGGAAATTCAACAACTTTTGGTTGGACTTTACTCTGAATTTCTGAATATGGAAACGGAATTTGATGATGCTGATTTTGAAGAAGAGCCTACTTTCGATTATGACACAATAAAGAAAAACGTACAGACAAATTTTCCAGAATTTGGCTGTTATCATTCAGTTTGGGAATCACATAAAATAGTTGAAGATGCGGACTTGGTTACTGGAGATGCAATTGACGATTTAAGTGATATTATTAAAGATATGCTAGTAATAAAATGGCAATTTGATAATACGAGTGAGAAATATGCAAAATGGTACTTTAAGGATATAATGTGA